A window of Gossypium raimondii isolate GPD5lz chromosome 7, ASM2569854v1, whole genome shotgun sequence genomic DNA:
ccCTAATATTTAGCTATTTTGTCACTTCGGCTTTAATAAGGAAAAactaattgaaatattaaaattgaatagcaTTGAGGTGATTGCTTGCATGCAATTTTATGTATACTTCACTAtgaataactttttaaaatatttttgtcaacTTTTTTGGAATTCGTTGAATCTTTACGAATTATAAATGGATTGACATATGAGCGACCATCTTGATACCATTAAAGTTTTAACCAGTTTTTTTGCCCAATAGGAagcattttaccaaaatttaaaggttaaggGCCAAAGTAACAAAATGAGTAAATGTTAGGTTaagtttattattatgctttaattaatttatataggttaaaatatgctgttagtttttttaatttgataaaatttacgatctagtctctatatttttaagttaaaagttaaatcttttacttttttctaatttaaaattttaattcaatcattgttagtatttttgttaaaattttccaacttGGCACATGGGTTAGGCTGTCAGCATATTATGTGACATATAATTggcaaaaaataattatattaaatcgACAAATTTAGATAGAAAATATCAATGATAATGATTAGACAAggatttttaattgaaaacttgGGAGGAttgattttgaacttttaaagtaggaggattaaatttcaaatctatAAAACTACATAGAGTAATagtatattttaaccatttataactattcattttattaaaccTACATTAGCtaaagttaatttatttaaaacccttataaaattatagtaaGAGCTAAATAAGTTTGAGGATGTTTaagtatttttagataaaaaaatttttctgatcaaattttatttttaaataaatttttatttggacttttattattaatcatttAGATAATGGGTGTCccattatgtatttatttaataatttatatgagCATTTGATATGGATTATTCTTAAGTTTCTCTAGTTTTGTAAGTTTTTCTTATGTTTGGAGTTACTTGAGTGAATGTGTTGGACATGCaagtattttaaagaaaattatgcttaagtttctttagtgttataagtatttgatataaatttttatttattgaaattaaaataccGAAATACCCCTCTCAAGATTTTGTAATTgtgattttaatttagaaattttaagcATTTAACTAAATTGATGTATATAATTGACTCCTGACACCAATTCATTTAGTTCTTTTATGATagtatagatatagatatagtTGTTGGAACTTTGATATTGTAATCTACTTTGAGCATTAGCTCGTCCTTGAAGTTATGTTGTTCGAACTCTAATTTGAGTTTTGGATATATGGACATCTGACTTGAGTatctttaagttttttattttattttatgtatttggaGAGCAATGTCCCTATACTCAAGTTTGTAAATGTGCCAGACATGGGTATAGGACACAAATACTTCGTAAAAATGAAGAGTCAGAAcaacataaatttgaaaacaacTTGTGAagtggaaaaaaaattgtatatttaagtTGATTCATCGATGTTTGCTAGGTCGTTTCTTACGTAATAAGAGGAGAGTTAACGCCAGAAACACCAGGCAACAAGGGATGTTAAATAGCAAACAGTTTTCAGATTGCTTTGAGTATGCCCTTCTTATTTGAATCTCCTGTCCCTCTCACGTTTTTTTCCCTCATTCATAATCTTGAGTTCATGCATTATTCTTAGGAAAATATGGAAGATCTTCCCGGATAATCAAAGGGCATCTTTTACGTACCTCGATTGCTTGTGGTTTTCATGGTACATGGATGAATTGTTTAAAGAAAAAGTGTTGGAATGGATCAGTAGGAAACATATTTTCACCAAGAAGTACGTTTTCGTTCCGATATTGCACTGGTGAGTATCGTTTTCCCGACTGCTAAACACATTGGTATTAAGCAATTTTCAAGGTACCCCCTCTTTGGtttatatgaaattgtgatACTTTGTAGGAGACATTGGAATCTATTGATATTCTGCAACTTTGATAAACCTTTGCAATCTAACACTCAAACAACTTGTATGTTATTGCTTGATTCAATGCAAATGAGTGGCCCAAGACGGCTCGAACCTACTATTAGAAAGTATGAATCTGCAACTTGTGTCGGAatccatatttttttttgttgcataTCTATTTCATTGCTACTTTCTTGGTTTTAATTCCAGGTTTCTTCTAGATGTATATGAAGCTGAGAAGAGGCCTGTAATGAAACAGGCAATATCGAAAATTCCGCTATTGATACCAAAGGTGATGATTCTTTGatgtcttgaaataatttttttcccctttttcccACTTTTTATTGGCTTTTTGTGACTGAAGCAAATGAAAACAATCAGGTTCCCCAACAGAGAAATGGTGAAGATTGTGGTAGGTTTGTTCTTTATTTCATAAGTTTGTTTATGGAAAGTGCTCCTAAAAACTTCAGTACCACTGGTGGATATCCTTACTTTGTAagttctttttttcatttttggtacTCTATAATTAGAGGGTTAGTACTTACAGACACGGTAGGGACATATAGGGGTGTAAATGAGACAGCGGTGCTCACAAGCTACACAAGTTCTACTCGAAAAATATTCGAATTCGGTTAGATAATTATCAAGTCGAGCTCTAGATATCGGTCGAGCCGAACTCAAGTAGCTCGAGCTATTGATAGAGTCGAATTTGAGCTTAGTAATACTTGACTCAAACGGTTTGCGAGCCTTATtgagcttttcatatttttatattaataatttacgTTAGTGGCTTAATTATTGAGCCAAATTTGAGTACAAAAATAGGTAAACAAGCTTAATCGAGCTTGAATTTAAAAGCAAATGTTCAATCGAGCTCAATTTTAGTATCAAGCTCTCAATTTTAAGTCAAGCTCAATTTTGGCAATATTCAAGTTTTGCTAGGCTTATTACACCCCTAGGGACATATATACACCATGTCCACTAAAGAGATGCCTTTAAAATGGGCTTTCCAACTGCTCCCCTGAAGACTCTAACCCGGGTGGATTCTATGCAGTTAACATCTCTAGGCACCATGCCATTAGtggattttttttcccttttaaattgtcaatgtttcatttttctggaaaattttgtaatttcagcTTACATTGGATATAATATATACGTATAACACTTTTTGTGGTAAACTACAGATGAAGGAAGACTGGTTTGCTCCTCAAGACTTTGATTGCTTTTGCAAGAGATTTAAACTCTGCAGCTAGTGAAATGAACTCTTTTTAACTTTGACTTTTACATATGGACTATATTACTTGGATTCGGAGTTGactattttacttaaattatgaGTGCGATTGTCAAGTATAGGTATATAATCGACACGAATATgttcaacttttaattttttaatgtatagCTTGCCTTACATATTGACCATGGTTCTGGCATTGGGTATTGACAATGTTACTTAAAACTCATTTGGTACCGACTATGTTAATGCGATTGTGTTATGCatgcatgtgtatatatatatatctccaACACATATATGTTTGTTCTCATCTTTTTATCAAGTTTTTGAAGTCTTTGGAAGAAGATACCTCATTTCTGGGAAATTTTGCTTTGCaaggaaaattttttttctaatgttaTGGATCTGTTTGAATAAtacagaataaaataattatactttcttgcaattgcaaagaattaCAATTCTTTAGGTGTGTTTAGTTAAAGAGTGTAATTACATTGTAATTCTTTATATCATATTAAGTAGAacaaattgtaattacacagttttataatttatattttggaatAATATTTAGTGTACTACTAGTAGAACTGTTCAAGAATTGGACTACCTGTCTAAGTTCGAAGGGTTGCTTGAAATATGTCTAAGTTCGAAGGTTAAGtagataaaattctaaaatttagcTTGACAAAAAATGTAAGcccaccaaaattttgaaactctaGCTCGGCagattacatataaaatatattataatattacatttataaagtattaatatataaaaactaacccagcccaaatattttaaatctaaagtCGAAACCTATCCGAAACAAAACCCAAGACCCAAAGAACTCTCAGTTTGCTTGTGTTCGTTTTATCATGATTGCGTTTGCCAGGTTCATCTtgataaaacaaatcaaaatacagAATCAATAGTAAGAAAATGGTAATCTGAATCGgttagaattttaaataatacataatgaTGGCCTTTAAATTCACAATCCTTCAAATTCGGAAGCACTTCTTTAGatataaatcaaaaagaaaatttcccaAATTAAGTCAAAATGTCCTTACTTTTATTCCTTCTGATTtcaaagttaaatttatttagttattagtAAAAGGGTAAAAGCTGaactaaaacttcaaaattttagttgacTTCACTGTCAATTTCCTCAAATAAGCATCAAAGTTTTTACTTTAAGtgttatttaaacttttaacttGGTAAAAACATTTGAATAACTTGGAAAACTTTGTGcattttaaatctctttttaaaaaacttacTGGGTTATCCATATTTAAGTAGGGTTGGGctcaaataatatattagactcataatttaaatcaagaCCGGCCaaaataaagaacattaaaaattatttgtttagatCAAGTTCAACCTGATCCATCAGTAACTCTATTTGTCAATGGAGTTTTTTTAACTCCACAAGTAGAGCTAAATGATTAACAAGTGTTCTATAGAgttatagtaaaataattaaaaataatattagaaaaaaagcGACACATGACATTTTTAAGGTTGTTCatggaataaaaaaatacattgctAGTCTACCAAATACTaactattatatttaaaaacattaattactataaaaattatcactgcgataaaatttttctaaatgagtaataaaattgaaataaattcatcGTATGTTAGCTAATAAAATAGTCGATAatacaattattaataaaacaacaagaaaaataaaccatCATATGTCATTTTATCTAATTGCTTCAGCGTTTCATATTTTTGGGCTATTCCTctttaacatttaatatatactCATTATCATCATTTGTTGGTCTCTAACCGAGTTCATCATCATCTAAATCTAAACATGtatcattaaaattatcaaaatctcTTTCTTCCATGTTCTTCTCAAAGTATGAATAATCCTAATTCCACCCATAAATAAAATGACGttgttaacataaaattttttagaacAATAATGTTCTATTAATCacattttaaagtattaaatgaactaaattaaagaCTTTGCCCGAAATCTaaaaaatgtattattataaatttaattttatatattataaataacataatatataatatataaaaataaaaatataatattataaactttaaaagtaAATTGAGTTGGACTCAGATATTAAATATTCACATCTGAGttcatatcatattttaaagggattggataattttatttaaatttattttcgagcttaataattttatcaaaacccTCACAAAATTCGAATCAATATTCGGACTCAAGTGAATAATCTGGCCATAAAAGAATAATtctttgcaaaataaaatacaataaatagcGTCAAAACCAGGCGCGCGCGAAGCACTCTCCGGCTCACATTAGAGTGGCCGCCATTAAAAACCGGATAAACcaccttttcatttttcactttcattttcccctttaaataataaaacccaGACAAGGGACAGCCGACGGTA
This region includes:
- the LOC105786251 gene encoding uncharacterized protein LOC105786251 isoform X2, with product MAKRKQLEIQFIGEDEEGTSCTVTHSTVSASGRFLRNKRRVNARNTRQQGMLNSKQFSDCFEKIWKIFPDNQRASFTYLDCLWFSWYMDELFKEKVLEWISRKHIFTKKYVFVPILHWFLLDVYEAEKRPVMKQAISKIPLLIPKVPQQRNGEDCGRFVLYFISLFMESAPKNFSTTGGYPYFMKEDWFAPQDFDCFCKRFKLCS
- the LOC105786251 gene encoding ubiquitin-like-specific protease 1D isoform X1; amino-acid sequence: MAKRKQLEIQFIGEDEEGTSCTVTHSTVSASGRFLRNKRRVNARNTRQQGMLNSKQFSDCFEKIWKIFPDNQRASFTYLDCLWFSWYMDELFKEKVLEWISRKHIFTKKYVFVPILHWRHWNLLIFCNFDKPLQSNTQTTCMLLLDSMQMSGPRRLEPTIRKFLLDVYEAEKRPVMKQAISKIPLLIPKVPQQRNGEDCGRFVLYFISLFMESAPKNFSTTGGYPYFMKEDWFAPQDFDCFCKRFKLCS